The Deinococcus roseus genome includes the window TAGCCCCGCTGAACCAGCAAAGAGGTGAGCTTGAAGGCCCCTCCGAAGTTGTCGCTGTTCACGCTGTGCATTTCGGGGTGCCACAAATCCACCAGTGCCACCGGAATGCCCAGTTCACGGATTTCCTGCAACTGGCCGGGTTCAAAAGCCCCCACACACAGCAGCGCGTCTGTTTCATCGCGTTTCAGACGTTCAGAGAGGCTTTCTTCTGGGGTGCTGGAGGTGAAGGAAAGCGAGATTTTTTCGGTGTTGCAGGCATCTTCCACGCCATGCAACACGGTGGAATAGAAAGGGTTGTTGGAGAGGGTGTTGTGCTGGCGGTCATAGATGAAGGTGATCCTTTTGATGCTGCGCGAAGGCCGCAGGTTTGAAAAATCATAACCAAGTTCTTCTGCAGCTTTGAGCACACGGGCCTTGAGGTCGTCGTTGATGCCCAGCTGGTTGTTGAGCGCCCGTGAGGTGGTGCCCAGCGACACCCCTGCATGCTGGGCAATCTCCCGGATGGTGGGGCTGCTGCGGGCTCTGGTGGTCATGTTCCAAGAGTAATCCTATTTTGTTCAAAAAACAATCCTTGAACATTCGATGAACCGGTAAAATGGCTTTGGGTGTAACACTTGCGTCATCATCCCATGAAGCCCATGTCCCAGAAACCCTTTTTGCCTGCGTCTCCCCGTCCTTGCCTGGGAAATTTGCGCTTCTGGGCAATATTTCTGAATCCGATCTGAGTCCAGCTTCGGCCCATCTCGATAAAAGTTCTGAGAACTTACAATCTTTGTTCCTCGAACACATATTGACATCCGGGGAACATGGGCGTACATTGAATCCATGTTCACAACCTAAACACCGGGGAGCTTTCCACCCACCAGACCTCCTCTTCAGGCACAGTCCATCCCTCCACTTTGGACTGCCGTGCTCCCTCTGTCTGGCATCTTCTTTTCTGGCTCCCCGGCGGTGAACACCCGTGAACAAGCTTTGAACAGACCCCACTGGAGGATTTCATGAACCGCAAAACCCTG containing:
- a CDS encoding LacI family DNA-binding transcriptional regulator, yielding MTTRARSSPTIREIAQHAGVSLGTTSRALNNQLGINDDLKARVLKAAEELGYDFSNLRPSRSIKRITFIYDRQHNTLSNNPFYSTVLHGVEDACNTEKISLSFTSSTPEESLSERLKRDETDALLCVGAFEPGQLQEIRELGIPVALVDLWHPEMHSVNSDNFGGAFKLTSLLVQRGYKRIAFICGPASHYSITQRRQGYRYALIAHHLEQDPDLEVFREPIMQEVAGTDHAVRQLLNLQNRPDAIFCWNDSTAIQAIQTCYSLGLKVPEDIAVVGFDDLPTARTSFPPLTTVRIDKEALGRRGVELLLSRPSEPTQVIVPTQIVVRSSTQ